TCAAGTGTTTACGTCCGGCTAGACTCACCCCTTTTCCCTACCAAATGAAAAAAGCGAAAGCCAAAGCAAAGCCGGCCCCAAAGGCCGCTGCCAAGTCTAAGACTTCGAAATTGTTCGCCGCCCGCGTCAAGGCGGTGCGCACGGCTCACGAGGCCTTTCTGCGCCGGAAGAACCCGGTCGACACGACCTGGGATAACGGCGTCTATGAACGCTTCCGCTACCCCGCGATTGTCGATCGCCATGTCCCACTCGAGTGGCGTTATGATTTCAATCCGGAGACAAATCCCTTTTTCATGGAGCGCCTTGGCATCAATGCGACATTGAATCCCGGTGCCTTCTTCTGGAAGGGCAAGATCCACATGGTCGTTCGCACCGAGGGATATGATCGCAAGAGCTTTTTCGCCATCGCCGAATCGCCGAACGGTGTGGACAACTTCCGCTTTTGGGACGAGCCGTGCGACATTCCCGAGATGCCCGGCGAGACCAACCTCTACGACATGCGCGTGGTATTCCACGAGGATGGCTGGATCTACGGCACGTTCTGCGCCGAGGCAAAGGACCCCAAGGCCGCCCCGGGCGACCTTTCGTCCGCCGTCGCCCAGGCGGGCGTGGTCCGCACAAAGGATTTCAAGAAGTGGGAGCGTCTTCCCAACCTGAAAACCCCGGCTTCCCAGCAACGCAATGTCGTGCTGCATCCGGAGTTTGTTGACGGTCAATACGCGTTCTACACGCGACCCATGGACGGCTTTATTGATGTCGGCTCCGGCGGTGGCATCGGCTGGACGCTTTGCAAAGATATCACGACTGGCGTGA
This portion of the Opitutaceae bacterium genome encodes:
- a CDS encoding glycosidase; the protein is MKKAKAKAKPAPKAAAKSKTSKLFAARVKAVRTAHEAFLRRKNPVDTTWDNGVYERFRYPAIVDRHVPLEWRYDFNPETNPFFMERLGINATLNPGAFFWKGKIHMVVRTEGYDRKSFFAIAESPNGVDNFRFWDEPCDIPEMPGETNLYDMRVVFHEDGWIYGTFCAEAKDPKAAPGDLSSAVAQAGVVRTKDFKKWERLPNLKTPASQQRNVVLHPEFVDGQYAFYTRPMDGFIDVGSGGGIGWTLCKDITTGVTGPETIIDSRAYHTIKEVKNGQGPAPIKTDRGWIHLAHGVRNTAAGLRYVLYMFATSLEDPTKVIARPGGHFLAPYEGERVGDVSNVTFTNGWVELKDGTVMIYYGGSDTRCYVARSSVEKLVDWVFNTPEDGLTSRKSVDQRVALIRANRAILKK